A window of Christiangramia forsetii KT0803 contains these coding sequences:
- the gldM gene encoding gliding motility protein GldM, giving the protein MASGKQSPRQKMINLMYLVFIAMMALNMSKEVLTAFGLMNEKLTASTANYEERNNALMAGLATKVEEQPAKYTSIKADADKIHELSSNFTNYVEGVKDELKTSVDDPKNYETMDQSSAMDEMFFQSGRISPRGEEFLAQIETFRNGVSEILDDGYNTISQKVNLQKEFGTEPENVEGAKVPWLKYRFEGFPLVASITQLTQMQADIKSTESEILSSMLSGQLQSDVSLSNYQAIVIPDKPAFFSGENFSGKVVLGRFDNTLQFENVVINGKKIENTQAGQVVLEFPAGNVGEQKISGELQYMENDSLKSISISDSYNVIPLPNSAVISADKMNVVYRGVQNPMTISIPGVSNVSANAPGLRSAGGAGNYLMDVTTLQAREVTISVSGTLPGGKSVSDKKTFRVKDIPRPVGTIRGEDGAVSMQRNSLEIATVGANLPDFDFDLNLNVSSFKFKVPGQPTIIVNGSRLDDRAKAALRRAGRGESVQIYDINATLAGNSSYKLKKVAPVVIELTN; this is encoded by the coding sequence ATGGCATCCGGAAAACAATCGCCAAGGCAGAAGATGATTAACCTAATGTACCTGGTTTTCATCGCCATGATGGCACTAAATATGTCCAAAGAGGTACTTACCGCTTTTGGATTAATGAATGAGAAGCTTACTGCTTCTACTGCAAATTACGAGGAAAGGAATAATGCATTAATGGCTGGTCTTGCTACAAAAGTTGAAGAGCAACCGGCAAAATACACAAGCATTAAAGCAGACGCTGATAAGATTCATGAATTGTCTTCAAATTTTACAAATTACGTAGAAGGTGTAAAAGATGAATTGAAAACTTCTGTAGACGATCCTAAGAATTATGAAACAATGGATCAATCTAGCGCGATGGATGAAATGTTCTTCCAGAGTGGTAGAATTTCTCCTAGGGGTGAAGAGTTTTTAGCTCAGATAGAAACATTCAGGAACGGTGTTTCTGAAATTCTCGATGATGGATATAATACTATCTCACAAAAGGTAAATCTGCAGAAGGAATTTGGAACAGAACCAGAGAATGTAGAAGGGGCTAAAGTGCCATGGTTAAAATATCGTTTTGAAGGATTTCCATTAGTAGCTTCAATTACGCAGTTAACTCAGATGCAAGCCGATATAAAGAGCACAGAAAGTGAGATTCTTTCTTCCATGCTTTCAGGTCAGTTGCAAAGTGATGTATCCTTAAGTAACTATCAGGCAATTGTTATTCCAGACAAACCCGCTTTTTTTAGTGGGGAAAATTTTTCAGGAAAAGTTGTTCTAGGTCGTTTTGATAATACACTTCAATTTGAAAATGTAGTGATAAACGGAAAGAAGATCGAAAATACACAGGCTGGTCAGGTAGTGTTAGAATTTCCTGCTGGAAATGTTGGAGAACAGAAGATTTCAGGAGAGCTTCAGTATATGGAGAATGATTCATTAAAGAGCATTTCTATTTCTGATTCTTATAACGTTATTCCACTACCAAATTCGGCAGTAATTTCTGCAGATAAAATGAATGTGGTATATCGCGGAGTTCAAAACCCAATGACGATTTCTATTCCTGGAGTTAGCAATGTAAGTGCTAATGCCCCTGGGTTGAGATCTGCCGGAGGAGCTGGAAATTACTTGATGGATGTTACGACTTTACAGGCTAGAGAAGTTACTATTAGCGTTAGTGGTACGCTTCCTGGAGGTAAATCTGTCTCAGATAAGAAAACATTTAGAGTAAAGGATATTCCTAGACCGGTTGGAACTATTCGTGGTGAAGACGGTGCTGTTTCTATGCAAAGAAACAGTTTGGAAATTGCAACTGTAGGTGCAAATCTACCAGATTTTGATTTCGATCTTAACTTGAACGTTTCCAGTTTTAAATTTAAAGTACCTGGACAACCAACTATCATTGTAAATGGAAGTAGGTTAGATGACAGAGCTAAAGCTGCGTTGAGACGTGCAGGTAGAGGTGAGTCAGTTCAGATTTATGATATTAATGCTACGCTTGCAGGAAACTCTAGCTATAAGCTTAAGAAAGTAGCTCCTGTAGTGATAGAGCTTACGAACTAA
- a CDS encoding formimidoylglutamase, producing the protein MEFDFLSPVHEDLLDEISHLNQQTIGAQISIHAEKSGIPDMDGMNVAIFGVRENRMAVRKTESPDFYQIRSQFYSLYPGNWRLKLADLGDIEPGATVEDTYFAVQTLVESLVKQDVIPVIIGGSQDLIYAQYRAYDKLDQMVNLVNIDSRFDLGDAEKMISSQSYVGKIVVDKPYNLFNYSTIGYQTYFNSQEEIELMERLFFEAYRLGEVTSDISLMEPIFRNANLVGLDLGAIDSSSANTEFFNSPNGFNGREICALSRYAGISDKVSSFGVYEYQGHLGQLANMLVSQIIWYFIEGVNYRTNENTISAKKEFIKYQVPIDDEVLVFFKSPVSGRWWIEIPFLSTVNTKLKRHTLLPCSEEDYLEACNQVIPERWYKAKRKNEV; encoded by the coding sequence ATGGAGTTCGATTTTCTTAGTCCGGTTCATGAAGATTTGCTGGATGAGATTAGCCATTTAAATCAGCAAACCATTGGAGCTCAAATAAGCATTCATGCCGAAAAGTCGGGAATTCCTGATATGGATGGGATGAATGTGGCTATTTTTGGTGTTCGCGAAAATAGAATGGCAGTAAGAAAGACAGAGTCTCCGGATTTTTATCAAATTAGGAGTCAGTTTTATAGTCTGTATCCGGGAAATTGGAGGCTAAAATTAGCAGATCTTGGTGATATTGAACCGGGAGCAACCGTAGAGGATACGTATTTCGCAGTACAAACTCTCGTTGAAAGTCTAGTTAAGCAGGATGTTATACCTGTAATTATTGGTGGAAGTCAGGATCTTATTTATGCTCAGTATAGAGCCTATGATAAATTAGATCAGATGGTTAATCTTGTGAATATTGATAGTAGATTTGATCTCGGCGATGCTGAAAAAATGATTTCCAGTCAATCTTATGTAGGAAAAATCGTAGTTGACAAACCTTATAATTTATTTAATTATTCAACTATAGGCTACCAAACCTATTTCAATTCCCAGGAAGAAATTGAATTGATGGAACGGCTCTTTTTTGAGGCCTATAGGTTAGGTGAAGTAACATCAGATATATCATTGATGGAGCCTATATTCAGGAATGCAAATCTGGTTGGGCTGGATCTTGGTGCGATAGATTCTTCATCAGCGAATACAGAATTTTTTAATTCACCCAATGGTTTTAATGGGAGAGAGATCTGTGCGCTTTCGCGGTATGCTGGAATTAGTGATAAAGTATCTTCTTTTGGAGTTTATGAATATCAGGGTCATCTGGGGCAACTTGCAAATATGTTGGTTTCTCAAATTATCTGGTATTTTATTGAGGGTGTAAATTATCGCACTAATGAAAATACTATTTCAGCAAAAAAAGAGTTTATAAAGTATCAGGTGCCTATAGATGATGAGGTGCTGGTATTTTTTAAAAGTCCTGTAAGTGGGCGATGGTGGATAGAAATTCCATTTCTCTCTACTGTTAATACTAAATTAAAACGGCATACGTTATTACCTTGCAGCGAAGAAGATTACCTTGAAGCGTGCAATCAGGTAATTCCAGAACGCTGGTATAAAGCCAAAAGAAAAAACGAAGTCTAA
- the gldN gene encoding gliding motility protein GldN, whose product MSLKEIFVYGFVMMMGVSSFGQANILNADKPDEIGKKSEAQALVDEEDKPLEYGYVGDRDILWSKGTWEIIDLDERVNFPLYYPIDTNNIGSSRRSLYDVLVRAIKQGEIENVYADSYFKEKRTLKDISATLSKVDTTDLGIEQYNAGEEVDAQFVDRRDLGAADIAEYHIRGMWYFDKRLAELKYRLLGIAPVAPDVNFIDSGQTDLVELFWVWYPDARKVLHDAKVFTGGNTSQVISFDHLLNSRRFDGIIYKEDNVQGDREIDEYIADNAFMQLMESQRIKEQIRNFEQDMWSY is encoded by the coding sequence ATGAGCTTGAAAGAAATTTTTGTATATGGTTTTGTGATGATGATGGGTGTCTCTTCTTTCGGTCAGGCAAACATTCTGAACGCCGACAAACCCGATGAAATTGGGAAGAAATCGGAAGCTCAGGCCTTGGTAGATGAAGAGGATAAACCATTAGAATACGGCTATGTTGGAGATCGTGATATTCTTTGGTCTAAAGGAACCTGGGAAATTATTGATCTTGATGAAAGAGTGAATTTTCCACTTTATTATCCAATTGATACCAATAATATTGGTTCTAGTAGAAGATCCCTTTATGATGTACTGGTAAGGGCGATCAAACAAGGTGAAATTGAAAACGTATATGCAGACTCTTATTTTAAGGAAAAGCGTACACTTAAAGACATCAGCGCAACCTTATCTAAAGTAGATACTACAGATCTTGGGATTGAACAGTATAATGCAGGTGAAGAAGTAGATGCTCAATTTGTAGACCGAAGAGATCTTGGAGCTGCAGATATCGCTGAATATCATATTCGTGGAATGTGGTATTTTGATAAGCGTTTAGCTGAATTAAAATATCGATTGTTAGGGATTGCTCCCGTAGCACCAGATGTTAACTTTATAGATTCAGGTCAAACTGATCTTGTAGAATTATTCTGGGTTTGGTATCCAGATGCTAGAAAAGTGCTGCATGACGCGAAAGTCTTTACCGGCGGTAATACCTCACAGGTAATTTCTTTTGACCATTTATTGAATTCCAGAAGATTTGACGGGATCATCTATAAAGAAGATAACGTTCAGGGAGATCGCGAGATCGATGAGTATATTGCCGATAATGCTTTTATGCAGCTAATGGAATCTCAACGTATAAAAGAACAGATCAGGAATTTTGAACAGGATATGTGGAGTTATTAA
- a CDS encoding NAD(P)/FAD-dependent oxidoreductase: MLDFIVVGLGLSGLAVSEELLNRNKSLVVFEDNSQSSSYVAGGIFNPVILKRFTPAWNAAEQMETALPFYKKLEHKLNTKLIYEWNIYRRFHSVEEQNDWFVALDRPQLAPFLDPEIQKNTNLNLKAEYGLGKVLKTGNIDTESLLNKYRDYLNEKKLIKSKRFNYSALKCNDSHFEYGDIQARNIIFCEGFGLKQNPFFNYLPLRGNKGEYISIYSEELQLDFAVKSSVFLMPLGNNLYKAGATYDNQDKTPEVTIGAKEKLLKELNKIIICDFEVVDQVAGIRPAVSDRKPLVGSHPEIGNMYCCNGFGSRGVLIAPNMAVALLKNIEDNKTLDPEINLQRFTKKHYNSN, translated from the coding sequence ATGTTGGATTTTATAGTGGTAGGTCTGGGGCTAAGTGGCCTGGCAGTTTCAGAAGAACTTTTGAACCGTAATAAATCTTTGGTGGTATTCGAGGATAACTCACAGAGCTCATCGTACGTAGCCGGGGGTATATTTAATCCGGTTATTTTAAAACGTTTCACCCCGGCGTGGAATGCAGCAGAGCAGATGGAGACAGCTCTTCCATTTTATAAAAAGCTGGAACATAAATTAAATACGAAGTTAATTTATGAATGGAATATCTATCGAAGATTTCATTCTGTAGAAGAACAAAATGACTGGTTTGTTGCTCTGGATAGACCTCAATTAGCTCCCTTTCTAGATCCTGAAATTCAAAAAAACACCAATCTTAATCTCAAGGCTGAATATGGTTTAGGCAAGGTTCTTAAAACAGGTAATATTGATACTGAAAGTCTATTGAATAAATATCGGGACTATCTAAATGAGAAGAAGTTAATTAAGAGTAAACGCTTTAATTATTCAGCTTTGAAGTGCAATGATAGTCATTTTGAATATGGAGATATTCAGGCCAGGAACATTATTTTTTGTGAAGGGTTTGGGCTAAAACAGAATCCGTTTTTTAATTATTTACCGCTCAGAGGAAACAAAGGAGAATATATTAGCATTTATTCTGAAGAGCTTCAGCTTGATTTTGCTGTAAAATCTTCAGTGTTCCTTATGCCTCTAGGAAATAATTTGTATAAAGCGGGCGCAACCTATGATAATCAGGATAAAACACCAGAAGTTACCATTGGTGCCAAAGAAAAATTGCTGAAGGAATTAAATAAAATCATAATATGTGATTTTGAAGTGGTAGATCAGGTGGCAGGGATACGTCCTGCTGTGTCTGATAGGAAGCCCCTGGTAGGTTCACATCCCGAAATTGGAAATATGTATTGCTGTAATGGTTTTGGAAGTAGAGGAGTGCTTATAGCGCCAAATATGGCAGTCGCCTTGCTGAAAAATATCGAAGATAATAAAACATTAGATCCGGAGATCAATCTGCAACGTTTTACTAAAAAGCACTATAATTCAAATTAA
- the gldK gene encoding gliding motility lipoprotein GldK has protein sequence MKKYISLIAVLALLSSCGGGDRGQLVGAEGKKWNPEKPYGMTLIPGGAFVMGKSDDDIAGQKNAPPKTVTVRSFYMDETEITNSEYRQFVDYVKDSIVRVELAKMAELQGATPGDDAIGEYAFSDAEEGNMTPYEEYMLNSYGQGGPTDDYANRKLNKDIDIVWDTNDYPDVYYAEVMDSMYIPMDEVYNGQRTIDVKKLKFRYSYMDIQSAAKTQGKRSNFIKTEEVSIYPDTTVWIKDFNYSYNEPMHNDYFWHSAFDDYPVVGVSWKQARAFTQWRTKYHNDFRREKGNANVPTYRLPTEGEWEYAARGGLEGATYPWGGPYTLNDRGCFMANFKPLRGDYAADQALYTVEAKSYDPNDYGLYNMAGNVAEWVDSSYDPGSYEYMSTMNPTVNNPEDRRKVVRGGSWKDVAYFLQVSSRDYEYMDSARSYVGFRTVQDYLGTDVTLNQKNP, from the coding sequence ATGAAGAAGTATATTTCGCTCATTGCTGTTCTAGCCTTGCTTTCGAGCTGTGGTGGTGGCGATCGTGGACAGCTTGTAGGTGCAGAGGGAAAGAAGTGGAATCCAGAGAAGCCTTATGGTATGACATTAATTCCAGGTGGTGCCTTCGTTATGGGTAAATCTGATGATGATATAGCCGGGCAGAAAAACGCACCTCCAAAAACGGTTACCGTCCGTTCTTTTTATATGGATGAAACGGAAATCACCAATTCTGAATACAGGCAGTTCGTTGATTATGTTAAGGATTCTATAGTTCGCGTTGAACTGGCAAAAATGGCCGAATTACAAGGGGCTACTCCAGGAGATGATGCTATTGGAGAGTATGCTTTTTCAGATGCTGAAGAAGGGAATATGACGCCGTATGAGGAGTATATGCTTAATTCTTACGGTCAGGGTGGTCCTACCGATGACTATGCAAATAGAAAATTGAATAAGGATATAGATATTGTTTGGGATACTAATGATTATCCAGATGTTTATTATGCTGAGGTAATGGACTCTATGTATATCCCTATGGATGAGGTTTATAACGGTCAACGTACCATAGATGTGAAGAAACTGAAATTCAGATATTCTTATATGGATATTCAGTCGGCTGCTAAAACACAGGGAAAACGAAGTAATTTCATAAAAACTGAGGAAGTTTCAATTTATCCTGATACCACAGTTTGGATTAAAGATTTCAACTATTCATACAACGAGCCTATGCACAATGATTACTTCTGGCATAGTGCTTTTGATGATTATCCTGTAGTTGGAGTAAGCTGGAAACAAGCCAGAGCTTTTACTCAGTGGAGAACTAAATATCATAATGACTTTCGTCGTGAAAAGGGAAATGCTAACGTACCTACTTATAGACTCCCAACGGAAGGAGAGTGGGAATATGCTGCCAGAGGTGGTTTAGAAGGCGCTACGTATCCTTGGGGTGGACCTTATACGTTGAACGACCGTGGTTGTTTTATGGCAAATTTCAAACCATTACGGGGAGATTATGCTGCAGATCAGGCCTTATATACAGTAGAAGCAAAATCTTACGACCCAAACGATTACGGACTTTATAATATGGCTGGTAACGTGGCAGAATGGGTAGATTCATCTTATGATCCGGGATCATACGAATATATGTCTACAATGAACCCAACAGTGAACAATCCTGAAGACAGAAGAAAAGTTGTGCGTGGAGGATCATGGAAAGATGTTGCTTACTTCCTTCAGGTTAGCTCGAGGGATTATGAGTATATGGATTCAGCAAGAAGTTACGTTGGTTTTAGAACCGTACAGGATTATCTTGGAACAGATGTCACCCTAAATCAAAAGAATCCATAA
- the gldL gene encoding gliding motility protein GldL produces MANSRSTKKVTNMVYGLGASVVILGALFKIMHWPGGNPMLILGLVVEALVFAYSAFEPVDDDLDWALVYPELAGGEGRKRNAVIAEENEADGMLSKKLDAMLKEAKLDANLMSSLGNSIRNFEGAAKGIAPTVDSMASQKKYSEELSVAAAQMETLNNIYKAQVESAAKQAEVNQEVADNAGKLKTQMDSLANNMASLNNVYGGMLTAMNGKPRV; encoded by the coding sequence ATGGCAAATTCAAGATCAACAAAAAAAGTGACCAATATGGTGTATGGTCTGGGAGCATCCGTGGTTATTCTAGGAGCCCTATTTAAAATCATGCACTGGCCTGGGGGAAATCCAATGTTAATATTAGGACTTGTAGTTGAAGCATTAGTATTTGCTTATTCTGCATTTGAGCCTGTAGATGACGATTTGGATTGGGCGTTAGTATATCCTGAACTTGCCGGTGGTGAAGGCAGAAAGAGAAATGCAGTGATTGCAGAAGAAAATGAAGCTGATGGAATGCTTTCTAAGAAATTAGATGCAATGCTTAAAGAAGCTAAGCTAGATGCAAACCTAATGTCTTCTTTAGGAAATAGTATTAGAAATTTTGAAGGAGCCGCTAAAGGTATAGCCCCAACTGTAGATTCAATGGCTTCTCAAAAGAAGTATAGTGAAGAATTAAGTGTTGCCGCAGCTCAGATGGAAACATTAAATAATATTTATAAAGCTCAGGTAGAATCTGCCGCTAAGCAAGCAGAGGTTAATCAGGAAGTTGCTGATAATGCCGGGAAGCTAAAAACGCAAATGGATTCACTTGCAAATAACATGGCATCGTTAAATAATGTTTACGGTGGAATGTTAACGGCAATGAACGGAAAACCAAGAGTCTAA
- a CDS encoding DUF983 domain-containing protein, producing the protein MSLLKGTKVYSIFTGTCPVCQEESMYRQNNPYKLREVFEMHERCSNCGTKYKIEPSFFYGAMYVSYAVGVAFSVAAFIIAYVFLNATLLASFFTIVGTLIIFMPVIMRLSRNIWINFFFSYKKNSGKA; encoded by the coding sequence ATGAGTCTTCTTAAGGGTACCAAGGTTTACAGCATTTTTACAGGCACATGTCCTGTATGTCAGGAAGAAAGCATGTACAGGCAAAATAACCCATATAAACTACGTGAAGTATTCGAGATGCATGAGCGTTGTAGCAATTGTGGTACTAAATATAAGATTGAACCGTCCTTCTTTTACGGTGCGATGTATGTTAGTTATGCTGTGGGAGTTGCTTTTTCTGTAGCAGCTTTTATAATCGCTTATGTTTTTCTAAATGCTACCCTGCTGGCGTCCTTTTTTACGATCGTGGGAACATTGATTATTTTTATGCCTGTGATTATGCGGCTATCCCGTAATATCTGGATAAATTTTTTCTTTAGTTACAAAAAGAATTCGGGAAAAGCTTAA
- a CDS encoding ABC-F family ATP-binding cassette domain-containing protein has protein sequence MLNIHNLSVSFQGEYLFKGVSFRLGAGDRVGLIGKNGAGKSTLLKIISGEQEYDSGQIAKEKELRIGFLKQDLDFEKGRTVIDEAHQAFEEIKKLEAKMAVINEQLATRTDYESESYNDLIQDLSEITHQYEIIGGYNYEGETEKVLQGLGFDRGDFDKLTETFSGGWRMRIELAKLLLQNNDILLLDEPTNHLDIESIIWLESFLNNYPGSVMLVSHDKMFLNNVTNRSIEISLGSIYDYRKPYSEFIEFRKELREQQLAAQKNQQKEIENTEKLIDKFRAKASKASMAQSLIKKLEKVDRIEVAEDDNSVMSVNFPVSVNPGKVVIEAENLEKSYGDKKVLRDINLLIERQSKIAFVGQNGQGKTTLAKIIIGEIKHEGKLKLGHNVQLGYFAQNQSDYLDGEKTVLQTMEDASNEKNRTKVRDMLGAFLFRGDEADKKVKVLSGGERNRLALCKMLLEPFNVLVMDEPTNHLDIKSKNVLKDALNNFEGTLIIVSHDRDFLQNLTSRVYEFRNHKIKEYLGDVDYYLEQRKLQDMRAVEKRDKVKSPKNKSEASEKRSFTDQKEVKSLKNKLSKTEAKITKLEKELKAKDKQLANNYEETVTKPDFLTNYNTSKKKLEKLMEEWEEIQLGIEKIS, from the coding sequence ATGCTTAATATTCATAATCTTTCGGTTTCTTTTCAGGGTGAATATCTCTTTAAGGGGGTAAGTTTCAGGCTTGGTGCCGGTGACAGAGTTGGTCTTATAGGAAAAAATGGTGCGGGAAAATCTACCTTATTGAAGATTATTTCCGGAGAACAGGAATATGATTCCGGGCAGATCGCCAAGGAGAAAGAGCTCAGAATTGGGTTTCTAAAGCAGGATCTTGATTTTGAAAAAGGAAGAACGGTCATTGACGAAGCTCATCAGGCTTTTGAGGAAATTAAAAAGCTTGAAGCTAAGATGGCGGTGATCAATGAGCAACTGGCTACCAGAACAGATTATGAAAGTGAATCTTACAATGACCTAATACAAGATCTTAGTGAGATTACCCATCAATACGAGATCATTGGAGGATATAATTATGAAGGAGAGACCGAAAAAGTACTTCAGGGTCTTGGGTTTGATAGAGGTGATTTCGATAAGCTTACAGAGACGTTCTCCGGTGGTTGGAGAATGAGGATTGAATTAGCAAAGCTGTTACTTCAGAACAATGATATTTTGCTGCTGGATGAGCCTACTAACCACCTGGATATTGAAAGTATCATCTGGTTAGAAAGTTTTCTGAATAATTATCCGGGGTCTGTAATGCTAGTTTCTCACGATAAGATGTTCCTGAACAATGTAACGAATCGAAGTATAGAAATCTCTTTAGGAAGTATTTACGATTACAGAAAACCCTATTCAGAATTTATAGAATTTAGAAAAGAGCTAAGAGAACAGCAACTGGCAGCACAAAAGAATCAGCAAAAAGAGATTGAAAATACCGAAAAACTGATCGATAAATTCCGTGCTAAGGCCAGTAAGGCCTCTATGGCACAATCCCTCATAAAAAAACTTGAAAAGGTAGACCGTATTGAAGTAGCTGAAGACGATAATTCGGTGATGAGTGTAAACTTTCCGGTTTCGGTGAATCCAGGGAAAGTGGTTATTGAGGCAGAGAACCTTGAAAAATCTTATGGCGATAAAAAAGTATTGAGAGATATTAATCTTTTAATTGAGCGCCAGAGTAAAATAGCCTTTGTGGGCCAAAACGGACAGGGTAAAACTACCCTCGCTAAGATCATTATTGGCGAGATTAAGCATGAAGGTAAATTAAAGTTGGGACATAATGTTCAGTTGGGATATTTTGCACAAAACCAGTCAGATTATCTTGACGGTGAGAAAACAGTGCTCCAGACCATGGAAGACGCTTCAAATGAAAAAAACAGAACGAAAGTTCGGGATATGCTTGGAGCTTTTCTCTTTAGAGGTGATGAGGCAGATAAAAAGGTAAAAGTACTTTCCGGAGGAGAGCGGAATCGTCTGGCGCTTTGTAAAATGTTACTTGAACCCTTTAATGTTCTGGTAATGGATGAGCCTACCAACCACCTTGATATTAAATCTAAGAATGTACTAAAAGATGCTCTGAATAATTTTGAAGGCACCTTAATTATCGTTTCTCACGATAGGGATTTTCTTCAGAATCTTACAAGCAGAGTTTATGAATTCAGAAATCATAAAATTAAGGAGTATCTTGGAGATGTGGATTATTACCTGGAGCAGAGAAAACTTCAGGATATGCGAGCGGTGGAAAAAAGAGATAAAGTTAAGTCACCTAAAAATAAATCTGAAGCTTCTGAAAAGAGATCTTTTACTGATCAGAAGGAAGTTAAAAGTTTAAAAAATAAACTTAGTAAGACCGAGGCTAAAATTACCAAGCTCGAAAAAGAGCTGAAGGCGAAAGATAAGCAGCTTGCAAATAATTACGAGGAAACAGTGACTAAACCAGATTTTCTCACGAATTATAATACTTCCAAGAAAAAGCTGGAAAAGTTGATGGAAGAATGGGAGGAGATTCAGCTAGGTATTGAAAAGATAAGTTAG